In Eriocheir sinensis breed Jianghai 21 chromosome 59, ASM2467909v1, whole genome shotgun sequence, the genomic stretch tcctcctcctcctcctcctcctcacgtccaCCCCTCAAGGTCTtcgttttcctccactttcctccattatctctctctctctctctctctctctctgtccacttcctcaattttccttctttttttcatttttctttcttttcttcctcaattttatctttttttcctttctccctccttcgtaCTTCCTTgtcattgcctctctctctctctctctctctctctctctctctctctctctctctctctctctctctctctctctctctctctctctctctctctctctctctcgtttattgtgttttttctccatttcttcttctttatcaaactgttctgcttcttcctccttcattcttcttcttcttcttctttttgcttcttactatttctttctttcttttcttctttattcctgtttttcttcgtcatttcctgttcatttctttctctctctcaatttcaccttcctttctctttttctttctttccttatttattttttatcatgctTTCTGTTATTCccttcattctatctatctatctatctattctttccttcatccctcttttcattctcccttttctttatcttcgttttttttcccttatttctcctttttgtatatttctctccttcttccttcctttctttcctctcatttcctttcctccttttatcacgctgttttcctcttctcctcttctcctcttatatatttctttccttcttccttccttccttccttcctttcctttccttcttccttcctttcctttcccctccttcttcctcatcctttcctctcctttcccttcctttcacgcattatctccttcttcctcgtctttccctttcctctcctttcctttcccttcttttcacacacaatcttcttcttcttcaacgttttccttctatctttttctttgtttttctttccttgtcacgCCGTCTGGGTCCCGAGCGTGAGACGGGACCAAATAAGGGACGGGTGGAGGGCGTCTGTCTGAACAGTCTCACGCAGCGGGACGGTCGCGCACCACCAcgattaccaacaccaacaccaccattacctataagtatttccttcacctccaccatcaccaccaccaccacgaccacgaccaccttcactgtttcctctactactactactattactactactactactactactactctctctctctctctctctctctctctctctctctctctctctctctctctctctctctctctctctctctctctctctctctctctctctctctctctctctctctctctcatttatatattttcaagtcgtcttttgttctccttcattctcctcctcctcctcctcctcctcctcttccttttctttcttctctccttattctcgttttcttcatccttctaattctcctcctcttcttcctctgtctcttcatatattcattttcctcctcctcctcctcctcctcctcttcatcctcatccaaaaatattaataattagaTGAGTTTCCCTTTTAATTTCGCCTCAGAGATCGTTAGTTCTTCGGCAAATCGCTTAATGACCCTCGTGAGCCAGGTATTTGTTAATTAGGGAATGGGCAGGTATTTTGGAGGCCTACCTGGTGTTGGCTTTAATGAAGTTTTTAATGATTTCagatgttattctctctctctctctcttttttttctttttttttattattatttaaacaagggcttacagaagattgtgctgaagttgaaggttttaagcttcatctatctatagctactctctctctctctctctctctctctctctctctctctctctctctctctctctctctctcactctcatctacctatctatatatctatctatctatccatctatctgggcgaaggaggaggaggaaagggagggaggagagaggaggaaagaaccgttgagatgagggaggaatggaggaaggaggagaggagaggaaggcaggagagagagagagagagagagagagagagagagagagagagagagagagagagagagagagagagagagagagagagagagagagagagagagagagagagcaggtagcaGAAGGACAGATGCCCCTGGAAGgattacctcttcttcctcctcctcctcctcctcctccttcctcctcctctttcttcctttcactccaccGTTTCTCTattatccctcttcttcccctcctcttcctcctcctcctcctcctcctcctcctcctcctcctcctacctgtgaACACCTTACGTTACCTGTCCTGGgtgattagtgagagagagagagagagagagagagagagagagagagagagagaaagttagacagacagacagacagacagattaacatagatttacatagattaacAACCTCTCACAGGGATATAGGTCTACGTCTGTACTGGGTGGTCCTTACTTAGGCCTATCTTGGAGGTGTTGCGACAGTAGCGGGAAATACAGCCTACTGGGGCCTCTGTGTGTTGTCCCTGGTGTGTTGCTGTGGCGGCttctgtgtgttcgtgtgttgcaGAAAAAAGTCTGTtgggttttctttttccttttttttttttttcttcttttttttttcatgagtgtttttcatattAACGGttcagaagcctcgtcaaatCACCACGATATTACAGGATTATATAAATtatccatggcaatactaacacagcctctactaaagccttatcaGATGTAGGTGTGCGCGTGAGTCCCCTGGAGAAATGGTTGAGGATGTGGAACGCAGACTCATGCCGCTGCCCGTCGATCGCGATATGCGGGAGGGGAGGTTCAAGATTCGCGGAATTTTACGAGTTTTCCGCGAATGAGAAAAAATCAATCACGTCCCGCCGAGCTGTCGTGTGTGAAattgttgcagagagagagagagagagagagagagagagagagagagagagagagagagagagagagtacgaaatgaattaaaacgaaaaaaaaaagaggtagagagagaaaggaaagaaaaataaagtaatataaaaaaaaacgaaaaaataagagagagagagagagagagagagagagagagagagagagagagagagagagagagagagagagagagagagagagtcatctgtTGGTTCGCGACTCACGTAAAGTTTCGCGGTTGTCTTGTGGTCATGTttttggcaacacacacacacacacacacacacacacacacacacacacacacacacacacacacacggagcagcGTACTGTGGCTCCGGAAGTGacaagtcctcttcctcctcctcctcctcctcctcctcctcctcctcctcctcctccttctacttaccTCTTCCGATTTTTTCCCCTTCCGTTTATAAGTATCTGGtgcgggaatgtgtgtgtgtgtgtgtgtgtgtgtgtgtgtgtgtttgtgtgtgtgtgtaagtaaggaCCGGATGAGCGTGGCGCCGAtcattacgtacacacacacacacacacacacacacacacacacacacacgagttgacCACCTCCCTAAAACACCTTCGCTGTACaataccttacctttccctccctaatTAGTACGCGCTACCTGTCCAATTAGTTCGCTCatacgaaacacacacaaaaaaagaacttACCTGTGCAAATATTTacctggagagaaaaaaaaagagtaaaaaatgaaCTTGATAGACCtaagcatttatttatttatttatttatttatttattttattttattattttttttcatatcgaCGTCATCTTCCAGGGTCATTTTTAATACTGGCATGCGTACAAATAGGACTAAACGCGTACTGATTGGCGCGCGTGCGTAAATATACCTTCCATATACGCACATTtacatactctttttttttaatccatatttttttttctttacttttttttccttcctacttttcataatcgattttctttactttttctttaattttctttacttttttctctacttttctttctcttttactttacaactttttttttacttctcatttttttctttattttttttccttcctacttttcataatcgattttctttactttttctttaattttctttatttttttctctacttttctttttctcttttactttacaactttttttttacttttcatattttttctttacttttttctttacttttttccttcctacttttcataatcgattttctttacttttttctttaattttctttgcttttttttacttttctttctcttttactttacttttcatattttttttctttacttttttttccttcctacttttcttcgtATACTTTTCATAAtcgattttctttactttttttctttaattttctttacttttttctttactctcttactTTACATACTCTACTTTTTATCCTACTTATCTACTtattcacttattattattattattattattattattattattattattattattattattattattattattattatcctcattaTTCGTTATCAGTCCCATTATTATAAATTTTCGAGGCGGTTTATTCCTGACCTCGCGTACGAATAGGAAGGGTGCGTACAGATAGGAGTGGTGCGTACTAATTGGTCGTCCACATACAcctgcttaccttaccttacctggctCATTGATACCACATGCATACCACCTGTTGGCTCATACCTGTCCTCATCTGTATGGCTAGtatgacctccctcctcctcctcctcctcctccttctcctcttccacctttgacCTGTCCACTcgttatcttccctcctcttcctcctcctcttcttcctctcgtctcctcctcctcttcctcctccttctgttttgaTAAGTTATAGGATTCGTTTGTTaagcatgtgtgtgtttgtgtgtgtgtgtgtgtgtgtgtgtgtgtgtgtttggagataTGGTCAGGGTTatgctctacacacacacacacacacacacacactataccaaCACTGCACAACGCATCAAAAACAGACATTCAGCAAAgcaacacaacctcctcctcctcctcctcctcctccattccatttttatcttcccttcttccttccttccttcttttcattcttctctttccttctctatttctttctgccttcctttctctccattcgtccactcctctctttcacttccttcctcctccttctcctcctcaacctcgaCCACTTAACTGACTCAACACAACCTCGTCAAGCCAGTGTGTATCGAGACGTGGGAGGGGGAGGACGTGCTGCCATcgctcctcttcgtctctcccttACCAGTGTTGTGTTCATAAAGGGAGGTTAAGGAAAGGGTAAAAGGGGGCTTGAAAAGGgcgctcccccctcccctcctctccctccctttcttttcccttccccaaccTGGACTTATGCTCCCTGGCTGACgaaagggtgagtgtgtgtgtgtgtgtgtgtgtgtgtgtgtgtttttgtgcccCAGGAAAATACTATTGAGATTCCTCCTCGTAgctcatgtctcctcctcctcctcctcctcctcctcctcctccttcctcttcttcttcttcttcttcttcttcttcttcttcttccgtgagGTCTATTAGTTTgtttaatagtgtgtgtgtgtgtgtgtgtgtgtgtgtgagagagagagagagagagagagagagagagagagagagagagagagagagagagagagagagaggcgagagtgAAAATaactaacagaaaaaaaaagaaaaatgtgataactcattccttctccatcttccttctcctcctcttcgtaggcCTCCAGGGGGTTGGGTAGGCCTATGGTCACGGCCTAATTAAAAAAAGGGTTATGGATGGAGGTGAAAGAGGGAGTTCataaagtgatgatggtggtgatagtggtgatggtgatgatggtggtggtgatgatggtgatgataggtagtggtggtggtggtgataaggttgaaggaagtagtagcagtagtagtagtagtagtagtagtagtagtagtggtagtagtagtagtagtagtagtagtagtagtagtagtagtagtagtagtagtagtagtagtagtagtagtgaaaggaaggaaggaaagaaagaaggattaaaaaacaaggaaagaaggaaggaaggaaaagaaaatgaagggaagggaagaagacattaagaggaaggaggaaaataagggaagaaggaatgaaggaagagaagtaaaaaaagacgaagggaaggagaggaaaggaaggagaaggaggaggaggaggaggaggaggagggaaggaaatggtgtcTGAAGGCCGTGAAGGAAGGGTGGACAGActaatggaggaggtggaggaggtggagtctGGTGGtttaagtggtggtgatggaggggttgagggtggtggaggaggggcgtgtggtggtgttggtggtgttggtggttgtgatggtgatggtggtgactgttggtgagagagagagagagagagagagagagagagagagagagagagagagagagagagagagagagagagagagaatcttaccccattttttcttttttctttcttctttccttctcttccttctctctccctttcctccattccatttttctcttcccttcttccttctttccttccttccttccattcttctctttccttctctctttcttccttccttcctttctatccatctctctattcccctcttttccttccttccttcctttccttccttcgcctctccgTCACTTCAACAAGCTTCCCTTCTTCGCCGTGCAACACAAAGGGACGTGACGTGTAGGTGTGCTTCCGATGACGGCCGGGGGCGCACTGAGGGGGGGCAGGATGCAGGGGGCcgatttatagtgtgtgtgtgtgtgtgtgtgtgtgtgtgtgtgtgtaattcgatAATGTCACTCGCTtccgtattgagagagagagagagagagagagagagagagagagagagagagagagagagagatttatgtaagtgatttaaatgagagagaagagcttagagagagagagagagagagagagagagagagagagagaatataaaaacaaatagaataaatgaagaaaagaagaagacaaaggaggaaggaagaaagaatgaagatgaaccctaaaggaaagtaggaggaggaggaggaggaagaagaagaggaggaggaggaggaagaggaagaagaggaggaggaggaagaggaagagagaagaaccaGTATACCATtgttccttcaccctttctttccctcctcctcccctcctcctctcttcctcccttcctcccgctgaCACATTTacgcaagggaggaggaggaggaggaggaggaggaggataggacgaCACGCTATGTTAATCTCATTTGCATATTTCCCacgattcatctctctctcccacccacgtGACTTTatctgaaggaagaggaagaggaggaggaggaggaggcgtgggaggaaggaatgcaaggttacgttaagaaaagaagagaaaaggaatcgAGATCTTATCAATGGAaggaggggcgagggggggggggaaagagggggaagaaagggtgggTAGGACATCTTGAGAGGgccgaggagggagaagaaaggacgcGGGAGACagcggagggggggaggaggaaagaaaggacccCGGagtgtgctggaggaggaggaggaagacacggagCAGGAAGAATGTCagaaaggagggcgaggagggaaggaaggggtgtagggagggaaggtaaggaaggggtgtagggaagtaaggtaaggaaggggcgtAGGGAGGTTGGGCAAGGAAGGGGcgtagggagggaaggtaaggaaggggtgtAGGGAGGTTGGGCAAGGAAGGGGcgtggggagaaaggaaggggtgtAGGGCGGGAGGCAGAGGCAGCTTTCCCTCCGGGCGGGTCGGGGCTGCCGGGAAACCGTGGCACTGTTTGCCGAGAGTCAGGCTGACGGCCCGTTGGTCCCGGGTGACGCCCCGCCCCGACCCTGGGTGCACAGTGCCAGGCAGGGCGCGGCACggcaggcagggcagggcaggggttgAGGGTTAAGGCAGAATAAGGCTCAGCACTTAATCGTGGCGGAAGGGAAGCCTTGGCGGGCCGATGAGGCCCCACAAGTGctgccctgacacacacacacacacacacacacacacacacacacacacacctgccccatcACTCATCGGCTTCTCCCCCACAGGTGTGCGCGGCGGCGGCCCCGGGAGAtgccccgcccccgccgcccgtGACGCCGCCCGCCACGCTGCCTCCCCGGCGGGGGCGGCGCCCCGGGCATGGTGGGGTGGTGCTGCGGCCCGCGGCCCTGATGCCACCCGGCCCCCGCGCCGCTGCTATGCTCAAACACATGCTGACCGTGGCGGGGCGACAGGCGGCGGGGGCGGCAGCAGCTCTGGAGGGCGGCTCCCTGGGCGGCGGGGCCAGTCAAGGGCCGAGCGGGGCCACGCTGCcgggcctgcaccaccaccacctccacctccagcagcagcagcagcagcacctggcctcgccgccgccgcagcaGGTGCTCAGTGTCAAGGTGAACGGCGCGGCGGGCGGGCGCCACCACCCGGCCCTCAACATGAGCTCCCTGTCCTCGTCCAAGCACTCGGTGGGCGGCAACTCGGGGTCGGGCAGCCCCGGCACCACCACGGTCACCCGCACCACGGGCCTCGACCACTCCCGCGACCActcccacctgacggacctgtcGCACATCTCCCACCTGTCGCCCATCCCCCCCGCGGACGTGTCCAAGGCCACGCTGGCCAGCAAGCAGCGCGCCGCGGGGCTGCTGCCGCGCTTCATCACCCTCACCCGCGCCTCGGCCTCGCGCGGCGCCCTCACCTCGCTGGGGCTGCTGTGCCTCACCTCGCTGCTGCTGGCGCTGCTGGCGCTCACCTTCCTGGTGGAGCTCACGCCGCTCGCCGCGGACGCCGACAGCGTGCAGGAGGTGACGCTGGCCCTGGCCGCCCTCACTCTGTCCCTGGACCTCAGCTGCCTCCTCATCTGCGCCGCGCAATTCATCTTCGCCATCAAGCTGGCCAAGTCCCCCAACGGCGAGGAGCGGTgagtacgtgcgtgtgtgtgtgtgtgtgtgtgtgtgtgcgcggcgccGCGGGGGGAGTACTGTGGCCGCGGAATGAGTGGTGTGACCCTTGGGAATGTGTGTCTTGTGGCCCTTGACACCCCCGTGGCCCTGTGACCCCGCGACAAccccgctccttcccttccctcctttcctcccttcccttcccttctccccttccctgaaCCCAATACCGGATGAGCCTTATAGAGTATTCTGAAGAGTCGAGTTACTTGCCTCACTTCACAGCGGGGGTggcaggaggggtggggggaggggcagaGGTGAGGGGGGGCGTAGGGGAAGCAGTAGCCGTGGGAGTTGTGGTAAAGGCTTTGACATGGTTGGTTGAGCTCTGCagacgttgtagtagtagtagtagtaggaggaggaggaggaggaaggggagaaagagtcCATGGGCAGGGTacgggtatgagagagagagagagagagagagagagagagagagcgagagagagagagagaggtggctcATAAAGTCCACTCCTTTGCTCCTAAACGACAAGCTCTTTAGTGTTAAaaaggaaagcgagaaggctGTTGggggggtgctctctctctctctctctctctctcatctagctCACATTCCATcgtcattttcttaattttttttctttctttttttttcattttctttaatttcttattttttcatgtcccattttctatctttattttgtttgtttgtttgtttgtttgtttgtttcttcttcttatgaTTGTCCTCCGTTAGTCCTtcatacattcctcctcctcctcctcctcttctgttagtCGGCATAGCAttttaagtgatttttttttctctctctctgtctgactggctgactgactgactggcgggttaggtattttggtatttgactgactgactgactggatgactggcgggttaggtattttggtatttgactgactggatgactggcgggttaggtattttggtatttgactgactggatgactggcgggttaggtattttggtatttgactgactgactgactggatgactggcgggttaggtattttggtatttgactgactggatgactggatgactggcgggttaggtattttggtatttgactgactgactgactggatgactggcgggttaggtattttggtatttgactgactggatgactggcgggttaggtattttggtatttgactgactggatgactggatgactggcgggttaggtattttggtatttgactgactgactgactggatgactggcgggttaggtattttggtatttgactgactgactgactggatgactggcgggttaggtattttggtatttgactgactgactgactggatgactggcgggttaggtattttggtatttgactgactggatgactggcgggttaggtattttggtatttgactggatgactggatgaatgGCGGTTtaggtattttgttattttactgactgactggatgactggcgggttaggtattttggtatttgactgactggatgactggatgactggcgggttaggtattttggtatttgactgactgactgactggatgactggcgggttaggtatt encodes the following:
- the LOC126985267 gene encoding uncharacterized protein LOC126985267, translating into MPPGPRAAAMLKHMLTVAGRQAAGAAAALEGGSLGGGASQGPSGATLPGLHHHHLHLQQQQQQHLASPPPQQVLSVKVNGAAGGRHHPALNMSSLSSSKHSVGGNSGSGSPGTTTVTRTTGLDHSRDHSHLTDLSHISHLSPIPPADVSKATLASKQRAAGLLPRFITLTRASASRGALTSLGLLCLTSLLLALLALTFLVELTPLAADADSVQEVTLALAALTLSLDLSCLLICAAQFIFAIKLAKSPNGEERMSKYLRQSSVSRVCAVGGFFVSVPIFLTGVILYTFIHFQSTPAILTSVFIGVGIIFCGCAMIHNVFIWQKEKTKGVAQQNIQQAVCQDGRLRDINSSPLPNATLDLSGVAPPHELSTLV